From the Gemmatimonadota bacterium genome, the window GCTACTACAACGATGTCTTCATCGATATTACCGATGTTGTGGAGAAAAAGCTGGCGGCGCTGGACTGCCTAGTGAGCCAGGGATACGGCGGTGCCTATGCCCGAAAACGGATCGAGACCAGCGACGGCGCATTTGGTAGTGCGGGGCGCTGCGCGTACGCCGAAGGCTTTATCTCCTTGCACGCCGAAACCCATTCCTTCCTTCCGCTGACCGAGCACGCGCTCAGGGTTGCCCGTTCATCCGACCACGAGAATATCAGTCGCAGTTCCTACCGCATCCCGGTGGATTGAGAAGTGTTGCGCACGGCCTATTGATCCGCCCCACACGGATGGACTCCATGATCAAACTCGGCTGCACCGCCATGCTGCGGGACGAAGAGAATCCCGGGCAGTTCATCGATGTCGAATCCCTGATCGACCTGATCCACGACCTGAGGCTGGATATTGTCGATTTGCACCTCTACAGAGGGTTCCGTTCCAGGAGTTTTGAGTACCTGCGCCAGATTAAGGGTAAGTGCCTCAGGTACGGGCTGCCGATCGGCTATGTGGGAACCGGAGATGGGTTCGTGGGCGCGGCGACCGGCGCGAACCAGCGCGTGGTCGGCGTTCCGCTGCCGCCGGAGGAATTGCGCAGGCGGGTGGCAGAGGCGAAAGAGGCCGTGGATGTGGCGGCATTTATGGGTGCGCCTCTGGTTCGCCTGTTCGGGGGTGGCTTGCCAGAGGGGACAGAGGATAGGGAAGCGATCTGGGCCGCGATGATCCGCAGTTTCCAGGAAGTCGCCGATTACGCGATCGATAAGGGCATCTTCCTGGGGCTCCACAATCATCCGCCCGCCGTGGCTCCCACCGGTGACGACATTCTCCGCATCCTGCACGATACTGACCGCGAGAATTTTACCTTCATACTGGATACTGGGCAATGGTTCGGCTCACCTGGATCAAATCTGGCGGGAAAATTCGATCCCGACCTGGCGTTCTACCGCTACATGGAACAAACCGCTCCGTATGCCGCCTGTGTGCGGGCTAAGATCTACAAGATCGACAGTGGTCGGGAAGAATGGCTCGACTACGAGCGCATTGTGCCGATCCTGAAAGCCGTCAACTACAATGGCAATGTGTCGATTATCTTCGAAGACCGAAATAACCGTTGCGGTTACGCCGAGGCGATCGGCCTGGCGGCCAGGTATCTGCGCGGATTGCTCGCGGATTGAAGGCCGGTTGCGCTGTGTTAGCTCTTAATCACCTGTAGTGTGTCTCGCGCGATCATCAGTTCTTCGTTGGTGGGGATGACGAGGACGGATACCGGGGCAGTCTCATGATGAATTGTTTCGTTCATGGGGTTGCCCTCGTTTTTTCCCCGGTCGAGATGTACGCCCAGGAATCCGAGTTTTTCACAGATGCGCGTCCGTATGAGTGGCGCGTTTTCCCCTATTCCGGCGGTGAATACGAGCGCGTCTATCCCGTCGAGTACCGCCGCGTATTTTCCGATGTACTGGCGGATGCGGTAGCAGAAGATGTCGATTGCAAGTGCCGCACGCCGATTTTCCTCATGGACGGCGATTAGATCTCTGAGGTCTGATCCGATTCCGGATACGCCGATGAGACCGCTTTGATGGTTGAGCATCTGGTCGATTTGCTCCGGCGTCATCTGATGTTCTCTGATCAGGTAGAGGATGATCGCCGGGTCGATGTCTCCGCTGCGCGTTCCCATTACGAGTCCCTGAAGGGGTGTGAAACCCATACTGGTGTCGATTGATTTTCCATTTTCGATGGCGGTAATGCTACAGCCGTTTCCCAGATGGCATGTGATCAGTTTTAGCGTTTTCAAAGGCGAGCCGAGCATTTCCGCTGCACGCATGGCGACGTATTGATGCGATATGCCGTGGAAACCGTATTGTCGGATTTGATACTGTTCGGATATCGCGTGGGGCAGGGCATAAGTGTGGGCGTAGTCCGGGATGGTCTGGTGGAATGC encodes:
- a CDS encoding TIM barrel protein, encoding MIKLGCTAMLRDEENPGQFIDVESLIDLIHDLRLDIVDLHLYRGFRSRSFEYLRQIKGKCLRYGLPIGYVGTGDGFVGAATGANQRVVGVPLPPEELRRRVAEAKEAVDVAAFMGAPLVRLFGGGLPEGTEDREAIWAAMIRSFQEVADYAIDKGIFLGLHNHPPAVAPTGDDILRILHDTDRENFTFILDTGQWFGSPGSNLAGKFDPDLAFYRYMEQTAPYAACVRAKIYKIDSGREEWLDYERIVPILKAVNYNGNVSIIFEDRNNRCGYAEAIGLAARYLRGLLAD
- a CDS encoding acetate kinase; translation: MPVILTINAGSSSIKYQCFDMDSEECLAKGHVERLLSASAELSYTRRDGVTHRVPVPQTAHEAVFQRIFEILLHPDWGILLTPDEIHAVGHRVVHGGSHFAASTRITSEVEKTIEQCAPLAPLHNPFNLRGIRACQTILPHIPHVAVFDTAFHQTIPDYAHTYALPHAISEQYQIRQYGFHGISHQYVAMRAAEMLGSPLKTLKLITCHLGNGCSITAIENGKSIDTSMGFTPLQGLVMGTRSGDIDPAIILYLIREHQMTPEQIDQMLNHQSGLIGVSGIGSDLRDLIAVHEENRRAALAIDIFCYRIRQYIGKYAAVLDGIDALVFTAGIGENAPLIRTRICEKLGFLGVHLDRGKNEGNPMNETIHHETAPVSVLVIPTNEELMIARDTLQVIKS